The Engystomops pustulosus chromosome 9, aEngPut4.maternal, whole genome shotgun sequence genome includes a window with the following:
- the CCDC160 gene encoding coiled-coil domain-containing protein 160: MENSKKHWVEELFSPRFTAEDFLHESIEPKLLISEKLAIERASKLEAIYRAALCEFQEKENRKKRELLSKMIVQESSVQDQAVPAQLATCESCKKADNDSTAAAKSSVHCIWNEKELNLLRSEMDKKHSEGAHSSLQLDAYKLHISELKAKQKETERELEALKMALAASKRANECKNVLIHQLKKEGEKKGADLQALRKDAHQKCDTVQDLTTRLSKAREEINHLQLQNSELKHELNTIQQQHQLKIIIASEKAKLKYEAQMKKMQRELETLKEERLVESHQRAQDVAELDLLRRLYIHEK, from the coding sequence ATGGAGAACAGTAAAAAACATTGGGTTGAAGAGCTATTCTCCCCACGCTTTACTGCAGAAGACTTCTTACATGAAAGTATAGAACCAAAACTACTGATATCAGAAAAACTGGCAATAGAGAGAGCCAGCAAGCTGGAAGCTATCTACAGGGCGGCATTGTGTGAATTTCAGGAGAAGGAAAATAGGAAGAAAAGGGAGCTCTTGTCTAAAATGATCGTCCAGGAGTCTTCTGTGCAGGACCAGGCTGTTCCCGCACAACTTGCCACCTGTGAGTCCTGTAAAAAAGCGGACAATGATTCTACTGCAGCCGCTAAAAGCAGCGTCCATTGTATCTGGAACGAAAAAGAATTAAATCTCTTAAGATCTGAGATGGACAAAAAACATTCTGAGGGAGCTCATTCCAGCCTTCAGCTGGACGCTTACAAGCTTCACATATCTGAATTGAAGGCAAAACAAAAGGAGACTGAAAGGGAGTTAGAGGCTCTAAAAATGGCATTGGCGGCATCAAAAAGAGCGAATGAATGTAAAAATGTCCTGATTCATCAACTAAAGAAAGAGGGAGAGAAGAAGGGGGCAGATCTGCAAGCCCTGAGGAAAGACGCGCACCAAAAATGTGATACGGTGCAAGACCTTACGACAAGATTGAGTAAAGCTCGAGAGGAGATAAACCATCTACAGCTGCAAAACTCAGAACTGAAGCACGAGCTCAATACTATACAGCAGCAACACCAACTAAAGATCATCATCGCCTCCGAGAAGGCAAAACTCAAGTATGAGGCACAAATGAAGAAGATGCAGAGGGAACTAGAGACACTCAAAGAAGAAAGGCTCGTGGAAAGCCACCAGCGAGCTCAGGATGTGGCTGAACTGGACCTATTAAGGAGGCTCTACATCCATGAGAAGTGA